The Amycolatopsis sp. NBC_01480 genome segment CGGCGATGGCCAGTTCGTCCAGGCCGGGCCGCGCGCGCGTCGGCGCCCAGGCCTGCGCTGGGTCGGCGCCGAGCGCGAGGAGGCTCGCCGTGGAGTGGAGCGCCTTCGCTGTCTCCGGCGGAGCACCCCGGCCGACGGCATCGAGTGCGGTCGGCACGGGCAAGCCGGTGCGCAGGCAAGCGGCGAGAAGGTCGAGGGTCGCCGCGGATCGGAGCCGTTCGCTGATGTCGGCGTCAGGATCCTTGCGACGGCGGGAACGACGCAACGCCCACCAGCCACCGAAGCCGACGATCACACCGGCCGGCACACCCGCGACGAACATCGCGGAGGCGCCCGCGACCACAGCGGTCGCGACGTGCATGACGGCCGGGCTGGGCAGGCGCAGTCTGACCGCGGGCGTCGGGGCCAGGTGACGCGGGCGGACCGCGCTCGGCCAGATCACGAGCGCGACGGCGGCGAGCATCATTGCCGCTCCGGTGGTCCAGGTCATTCCGGCACCGCCTCTGGGCTGGTGGCAGAGATGTTTGGCTGGGCGGCTCCTGGCTGTTGCATGGAGTGCGGCGCGAGTCGCCGGTGGACCTGGCTGGGCGGCATCGGGGTGACTCGACGATGCGGTCGGTACCTCGTCACGGCAGTGCTGTGGTCGCGCTGGACGCGATCCATCACGACGGCGACCGCGCGGCGAGGTACGCAGATCGTCACGGCAGCGCGGTGGGAACGCTGGACGCGATCCATCACGACGGTGACCTCGTGGCGGGATGGGTGCTTCGTCACGGCTGCGCGGTGGGAGCGCTTCATCACGGCGGTGGCCTCGTCGTGGGATGGGCACGTTGTCACGGCGGCGTGGCGGGGGCGCTGGACGCGGTCCGTCACGACGGCGACTTTGTGGAGGTGTGGGCTGGTGTCTCCGTCGGCTGGGAGGAAGGCGGAGTGCAGTGAGGTGGATTGGGCGGTCATCGCGGGGCCGTCCGGGTGGTGAGGGTGCGGGACCAGGCCGTGCCGGCCCAGAGGAGGGCGGCGCCGGCGATCAGGAAGGCCTGGCCCAGGAGCGTGCGCGTCAGGACCCGCAGCGGATCGGCGCCGATGGCCTGGCCCAGGAGTAGGCAGAGCGGCGGTAGCCCGGTTAGCACCGTGGCGCTCATGCGCGGGCCGGCCATTTTCGCGTGCAGGCGGCGGGCGAAAGTCGTTGTCGCGTCTACGTCTCGGCGGGCGGCGTCCAGGACGTCGGCCATCGGGAGGCCGTGGCGGCGGGCGAGGGTCCAAGCCGTGGCCAGTTCTGGGAGCGCCGTCGATTCGAGGGCGCCGTCGAGACGGGCGGCGGTTGTGAGGTTGCGCAGTTCACCGGCCAGCTCGGGGACAGCGTCGGCCGCCGCCTCGGCCGCGTGGATGGGGTGGGCGCCGGCGCGAAGCTCCGCGACCATCGTGCGGAGGACGGTCGACGTTCGCTCCGCGCGGGCCAACGCGTGCGCCGTTTCCCTTCTGCTGCAACATTCCTGGCGGAACGCGATGGTGACCAGCACCGTAGCGACGGCACCTCCCATGCCGATGAGAGGCAGGGCGACGAACGTCGGCAGCAGCCAGCGCCAGCGACGGGCCAACTCCGGGAGCGCACGCGCGTTGATGCGGAACCGGGACGGTGGTTGCAGCCGGCTCGGGATCTCGGGCCAGCAGAGCAGCCCGACGCCGAAACAGAGCAGGGGCCACGCGGTGATCATGGCGTCTCCTCTTGGAAGAGGGCGCGGTCGAGCGTCCAGCGGCCGGCGCGCCAGACCGGGACGACCTGGACCTCGCCGTCGACCGAGCGAAGGACAGCCACTTCGGTGAGCTTGCGGCGTCCACCGGGAGCGCGACGCATATGCAGAACGACGCGGACGGCCGCGGCCAGTTGGCTGTGCAGCGCCTCGCGGCCCAGCCCACCGAGAGCTGCCAGCGCTTCGAGACGGGCGGGGACTTCGGCCGGTGAATTGGCGTGGAGCGTGCAGGCACCGCCTTCGTGGCCGGTGTTGAGCGCGTTCAGGAGTGAGCAGACCTCCGCGCCGCGAACCTCGCCGACGACCAGGCGGTCCGGGCGCATGCGCAGCGCCTGACGGACCAGCTCGGGCAGCTCGACGGCACCGGCACCCTCCACATTGGCCGGTCGAGCGACCAGGCTGACGAACTGCGGGTGCCCCGGACGCAGCTCACCCGCGTCCTCGACACAGACGATGCGCTCCGACGGGGACACCGCGCCCAGGAGCGCGCCGAGCAGGGTCGTCTTGCCGGCGCCGGTGCCGCCCGTGACGAGGAAGGCCAGCCGTCGCGAAAGAACGGAGCGCAGGATGCGGGCTCCGGACGCGTCGAAAACGCCGAGTGCGCGGAGGGCGTCGAGGTCGTGCGTCGCGGGGCGGAGAACGCGCAAGGAGAGGCAGGTGCCGTTGGCGGCGATCGGGGGCAGAACCGCGTGGAGGCGGATGCGGCCGCCCACGCCGGAGCCGGGGAGCCAGCCGTCGACGTACGGCTGGGCGTCGTCGAGCCTGCGGCCCGCCGCGAGCGCGAGTCGTTGCGCGAGACGGCGGACGGCCTCCTCGTCGGCGAAACGGACCGCCGTGCGAGTGAGCCCCGCGGGGCCGTCGGACCAGACCTGGTCGGGTGCGGTGACGAGGACATCCGTGACAGCCGGGTCATCGAGCAGCGTCGCGAGGGGGCCGGCGCCGACGAACTCGTCTCGGGCCTGGCGGACGGCGTCCAGGACGGCGTCGTGACTGAGCGCACCGCCAGCTTCCGCACGCACCGCTTCGGCGACGGCCACGGGATCGGCCGGACGGCTGTCGCCCGCCAGTCGATGACGGACCCGCTCGACGAAGTCGGTGGTCATGCCGCGACCGCGAATCGGTTGTGGGCGGCGCCGACCGATTTCGCGAGACTGTCGCAAGTGGACGACGGGTGGCGGCGCTCCGGTGCGTTCTGGAGAAGGGGTGTGGGGGCGGGCATGGCGGGCTCCGGAGGTCGGGGTTGGCGGCTGCGGGGTGGAGCTGACGGCAGGCGGGGTGGCGGGCGCTCGGGCATGAGTGGTGGGGCTGACACGGGGCGCTGGGTGACGGGCGCTCGGACGTGAGTGATGGGGCGGGGCTGGGCTGGGCTCAGGCGAGATGAGGAGTGCGTGGATGAGGTGAGCGGCATGGGCGGAGCGGCGAGGATGCGGGCAGGGTCAGTGACAGGGCGGCGCAGCGGGATGTGTGGGCGTGCGAGGCCGGAGGGGGTTCGGTGGCCGATCCGCGTCCGGCAGTCACGCGGCGGCGTAACCGGGTGGGGCTGGAGTCGCGTGGTCCTGTGCGGCGGCGAGGATCGCGCGGGCCGTGGTGGTCAGAGGGCCTCGGGAGTGGAGGGTGAACTCGCCGGTCTCCAGGGACTCGGCCAGGCGGCGTTCGGGCGGCAGGGTGGCCAGCAGGGGCGGGCCGAGGAGCGCGGTAGTGCTCGACGGGGATGCGCCGGTGATCGAGCGTCCACTTGCGACTACCGACAGTCGGTCGGTGTGGGCGGACAGGATGCGGAGAACCTGTTTCGCCGCCATGCACGCGCGGAACTCCTGCGGGACGAGCAGCACGACCAGGTCGGCGATGGCGCTTACGGCCAGTGCGCCGTCGTCCAGGGAGCGGGACAGGTCGCAGACGACGGTCCGGCCCGCGCGACGGCCGGCGGTCACGACTGCGGACAAGGCGTCCGGAGTCGGGCCCGGGCCTTCGCGGCCGCAGGACAGCACCGGGAGCGCACCGCGGGACGGCAAGGCCTCGACGAGGCTCGGGATCGAGACGCGGCCTGACAGGCGCACCTCCGGCCAGCGAAGACCTTCCTCTTTCTCCAGGCCCAGCAGCAGGTCCACGCCACCGCCGAGGGGGTCACAGTCAACTAGGAGCGCAGGTGACAAGCGGCTGGCTTCGAGCGCGACGGCGGCGGCCAACACCGAGGCACCCGCACCGCCACGGCCGCCGACCACGGCGATCACCGGGCCGGGCGAGCCGGGTGGGCCGTCGACCACGTCGGCGAACGCGACTGTCAAGCCCTCCTCGTCGTCGGGCAGGCAGAGGACCTGGTCGGCGCCGACGGCGAACGCGCGGCGCCACGTCTCCTCGCCTGGCGTGCCCTTGCACACCAGCACCACGCCGGCCCGGCGGGCCAGGCCGACGCGGACGGCCGCGGCTTCCTCGTCCAGCACCACGAGTGGCGCGCGGGTCCAGCGGCCGCGGGCGGCCAGCAGATCGGGCTCGCGGTCGAGTTCGCAGCCCGCGGCGGCGGCCACGCGCAGGATCTCGTCGAGCACCGTCTCGTCGGTGGCGACGACAAGCGGACGTTCCGTGGCCATGGTCCCTCCCCGGGAGTAGTGGGCCGGACCACCACCGTCGCCGGACCGGCGGGCCCGCCGCAACGGCCGCCGTCCCGGCCTGTGGATAACCGGGGTCCTGTGGACAACCCGGCCGACGAAATCGATTCAGCCCGCCGAACTGTCGGAGGAATGCGGCAGAATTCGCCCCAGGGGGGCGCGGGAATTCCGGCGCGGCCATGGTGGTGGCGGAAGACGTCCCGGACTTCTGCCGATACGGCGGAAAAACCACACGAACGTCCCGGAAATGGCGTCATGAGAGGCTGGGAGGCTCGCGGGAGCGGAAATCGGAGGCAGCAACCTGGGGAGGGCGGATATCCGGGCTGGATCGAGACAGACGTGAAAGTTTGGATAGGGCGGTGATTCTGGCGAGAATTCCCGGGAGGCGGGGATTAGGCAGCCCGGGCTCAGGGAACGTTGGCGCGAGCGGCACGGCAACCCAGTCGTAGCAACCGTGACAGGGCGCCCGGGCGTTGGCACGGGCAGGGCAGCAAACTGGGTGTGTTGAGCCAAGAGGGCGTGCTCAGCCAGGCGGAAACTGGGCGGGGTTGAAGCCGGGGAAAAGGCAGAAAACAAGGAAACGTTGGGTGAGCGGAACCGCAGAAACGGAAACCTGAGCAGAATAGAGGGCGGCCCTCGCCAGGGGGGAGGGACGAGGGCCGCCAGGGGTTCAGCCCCGGGGGGTCGGACTGAACCGGGCCCGGTTGGACACCGGGCTCCTCCACTGTAGCTCCGCCGGGCACCGGTTGGCCTGCCAGTCGACACCTACGATTCGGTAACGGCATCCGAAGCCGGAAGTTCTGTCCTGTCATGGATTTTCGCACCGGGCAGGCGCGCCGGTGTTCGATCAACGCGAGATCCTGTCGGTCCCTTCTCCTATCCTGATCACGTGGCCGAACCCAGCAGCGCACCGCCGCGCGAAACCCGCCCCGACGCTCCCCCGCGCGCCGTCGCGGCGTTCTTCGATCTCGACAAGACGATCATCGCTTCTTCCAGCGCACTGGCGTTCAGCAAACCATTACTCAGAGAAGGTCTCATCAACCGTCGCGCGGCATTGCGGAGCGCGTACGCGCAACTCGTCTTCTCGCTCGCCGGGGCCGACGCGGACAAGACCGAGCGGATGCGCGCCGAGGTCTCGGCGCTCTGCGCGGGCTGGGACGTCGCGCAGGTTTCCGCGATCGTGCGGGAGACGTTGCACGACGTCGTCGACCCACTTGTTTACGTCGAGGCCGCCGAGCTCATCGGGCAGCACCTCGCCGACTGTTACGACGTGGTGGTCCTGTCGGCCACCGGCGAGGAGGTGGCGGCACCCGTCGCGGCGATGCTCGGCGCCACCCGCTGCGTCGCCACGCGCATGCAGATCGCCGAAGGCCGCTACACCGGCGAGGTCGACTTCTACTGTTACGGCGACAACAAAGCTGTCGCCGCGAAGCAGCAAGCCGCGACGTACGGGTACAACCTCGCCGACTGTTACGCCTACACCGACTCGAGCACCGACGTCCCGCTGCTGGAAGTCGTCGGGCACCCGCACGCGGTGAACCCGGACAAGCTGCTGCGCCGGGAGGCGGGCGAGCGCGGCTGGCCGATCCTCACGTTCGAGCGCCCGATGTCGCTGCGCAGCCGGATCCCGGCGCGCTCGGCGGGGATGGTGGCGCTCGGTGTGGGCGCCGTCGCGGCCGGCGCGACCTGGTACAGCCTGAGCCGTCGCCGTCGGTCCCGCGGCCCTCGGCCATGAGCACCCGCCCGGCGGTACCGGACGGTAGTTTTCCTTGTCCAGCCAACGATTATCCGTCGCGCAGGGTGGCCGTGTCACTAGATCGAGCCTCTGTACCGGTGCACCCGTACGCGCACTTGAAGTGACCGGGCTCACGGCGTAGAAAGAAGGTGCGGACGTTGAGCCGGCCAGGACAGAGGTAGAAGAGAAGCCTCTGTCACCCCGGGAAACCTCCGTGCGCGGACTCCGGGTACCCACGCGCAGCACGCCGCGGGAGGCTCGTCGTCTAGGGACTGCGTACCGGGACGCCGGACGCCGAGTCCATGAAGGTACGACCAGAGTTGCACGCTTGGTCGCCCGAGATGTTTCGCGCTTGCAGGCGGCGCCCGTTGGCCATCGGCCGACGGGCGCCGCCAGTGTTGGGGGGGGTAAAACCGGCGCGGCTCCGGTGAGGTTGAAATGCTTCCGGCCGAACTGCCGGTGTTCTGCGGGCCGAACCGGTCGGTTTCTTGGGGGCGAGCCGCCGGAGACACCTGCGAAGTCACTACTGCCTCCGGCCTAGCCCGCTCGTGTGGCGAGCTCCCAGTGACCGCCGGCCAAACCACCAGCCGACGAAACCGCCGGCGCTT includes the following:
- the ssd gene encoding septum site-determining protein Ssd; this encodes MATERPLVVATDETVLDEILRVAAAAGCELDREPDLLAARGRWTRAPLVVLDEEAAAVRVGLARRAGVVLVCKGTPGEETWRRAFAVGADQVLCLPDDEEGLTVAFADVVDGPPGSPGPVIAVVGGRGGAGASVLAAAVALEASRLSPALLVDCDPLGGGVDLLLGLEKEEGLRWPEVRLSGRVSIPSLVEALPSRGALPVLSCGREGPGPTPDALSAVVTAGRRAGRTVVCDLSRSLDDGALAVSAIADLVVLLVPQEFRACMAAKQVLRILSAHTDRLSVVASGRSITGASPSSTTALLGPPLLATLPPERRLAESLETGEFTLHSRGPLTTTARAILAAAQDHATPAPPGYAAA
- a CDS encoding HAD family hydrolase, whose protein sequence is MAEPSSAPPRETRPDAPPRAVAAFFDLDKTIIASSSALAFSKPLLREGLINRRAALRSAYAQLVFSLAGADADKTERMRAEVSALCAGWDVAQVSAIVRETLHDVVDPLVYVEAAELIGQHLADCYDVVVLSATGEEVAAPVAAMLGATRCVATRMQIAEGRYTGEVDFYCYGDNKAVAAKQQAATYGYNLADCYAYTDSSTDVPLLEVVGHPHAVNPDKLLRREAGERGWPILTFERPMSLRSRIPARSAGMVALGVGAVAAGATWYSLSRRRRSRGPRP
- a CDS encoding type II secretion system F family protein, encoding MITAWPLLCFGVGLLCWPEIPSRLQPPSRFRINARALPELARRWRWLLPTFVALPLIGMGGAVATVLVTIAFRQECCSRRETAHALARAERTSTVLRTMVAELRAGAHPIHAAEAAADAVPELAGELRNLTTAARLDGALESTALPELATAWTLARRHGLPMADVLDAARRDVDATTTFARRLHAKMAGPRMSATVLTGLPPLCLLLGQAIGADPLRVLTRTLLGQAFLIAGAALLWAGTAWSRTLTTRTAPR
- a CDS encoding type II secretion system F family protein, giving the protein MTWTTGAAMMLAAVALVIWPSAVRPRHLAPTPAVRLRLPSPAVMHVATAVVAGASAMFVAGVPAGVIVGFGGWWALRRSRRRKDPDADISERLRSAATLDLLAACLRTGLPVPTALDAVGRGAPPETAKALHSTASLLALGADPAQAWAPTRARPGLDELAIAATRTARAGTTLATTADELARRLRDGLGVEAEERAERAGVALALPVGLCFLPAFFCLGVLPVVLGLAERIGSQL
- a CDS encoding TadA family conjugal transfer-associated ATPase, with the protein product MTTDFVERVRHRLAGDSRPADPVAVAEAVRAEAGGALSHDAVLDAVRQARDEFVGAGPLATLLDDPAVTDVLVTAPDQVWSDGPAGLTRTAVRFADEEAVRRLAQRLALAAGRRLDDAQPYVDGWLPGSGVGGRIRLHAVLPPIAANGTCLSLRVLRPATHDLDALRALGVFDASGARILRSVLSRRLAFLVTGGTGAGKTTLLGALLGAVSPSERIVCVEDAGELRPGHPQFVSLVARPANVEGAGAVELPELVRQALRMRPDRLVVGEVRGAEVCSLLNALNTGHEGGACTLHANSPAEVPARLEALAALGGLGREALHSQLAAAVRVVLHMRRAPGGRRKLTEVAVLRSVDGEVQVVPVWRAGRWTLDRALFQEETP